A genomic segment from Aegilops tauschii subsp. strangulata cultivar AL8/78 chromosome 1, Aet v6.0, whole genome shotgun sequence encodes:
- the LOC109755918 gene encoding histone H2B.2 produces MAPKADKKPAAESKVEKAAEKAPAGKKPKAEKRLPASKEAAGGEGKTRGRKKGSKAKKGVETYKIYIFKVLKQVHPDIGISSKAMSIMNSFINDIFEKLAGESAKLARYNKKPTITSREIQTSVRLVLPGELAKHAVSEGTKAVTKFTSS; encoded by the coding sequence ATGGCCCCCAAGGCAGACAAGAAGCCGGCCGCGGAGAGCAAGGTGGAGAAGGCGGCGGAGAAGGCCCCCGCGGGCAAGAAGCCCAAGGCCGAGAAGCGGCTTCCGGCGTCCAAGGAGGCCGCCGGCGGCGAGGGCAAGACGAGGGGCCGGAAGAAGGGCAGCAAGGCGAAGAAGGGCGTGGAGACGTACAAGATCTACATCTTCAAGGTGCTGAAGCAGGTGCACCCGGACATCGGCATCTCCTCCAAGGCCATGTCCATCATGAACTCCTTCATCAACGACATCTTCGAGAAGCTCGCCGGGGAGTCGGCCAAGCTCGCCCGCTACAACAAGAAGCCCACCATCACGTCCAGGGAGATCCAGACCTCCGTCCGCCTCGTCCTCCCCGGCGAGCTCGCCAAGCACGCCGTCTCCGAGGGCACCAAGGCCGTCACCAAGTTCACCTCCTCATAG
- the LOC109755926 gene encoding uncharacterized protein, with translation MEDVEGMLRGLKLSAAEKKGLNLEEVVMGKKVDWTEEDPQAVGKLFSERPTHAYAVGHALGKIWCPIKGVGCIDLGDNAFLFTFRQPAGRRRALEDGPWWFDKELLVMEEFDPDKTVEEYEFNLIPIWIRVFGLPIGSMNRGTGELIGKEFHDLLDVDVGYDGKAVGKFLRIKVKLDIKVPLMRGFLLDREKGKEQCTMQEGGEDKNKKKKKLLWCRFEYEHLPDFCYTCGMVGHGEDECNKKPVKGEAPQFGPWMRDLFTSQGGTHTAELIGKVKPKLTEAMHNVLDAEFTREEVKAALDHIGDLKAPGPDGMPSIVFKRHWQFMGDRVVEEVLAVLNGGDIPEGWNDTCVVLIPKVKNPNRIKDLRPISLCNVLYKLVSKVMANRLKVVLPGIISENQSAFVPGRLITDNVLIAYELSHYLLNKRHGKEGVAAVKADMSKAYDRVEWDFLEAMLRKLGFRRRWVDLIMKCVSTVRYQIKVNRTLTTQFCPSRGLRQGDPLSPYLFVICAEGLSASLHDAAEKGSISGVKICPGAPSISHPFFANDSVLLIKANQQEAAALHEALKLYEESSGQCINVEKSAVMFSPNTSQLAKDAVKQAIEIHSENWNDRYLGLPVHVGRSRRKAFAYIKGNICGRVYGWQERLLAKESKEALVKTVAQAIPTHAMSCFDLTKTFCSEGYIWRIGDGSQVKIWTDPWIPRAWSRKVITPRGASLLTNVQDLICPISGNWDERLVKETFWPDDAWHILQIPLQEGVDDFTAWHFDPKGVHSVKNAYKLHTQLLKQARNGAPGCSSTAAGQLDKSEGDAWKRIWKLPCPRKLQMFVWRMKHEALALCNNLEWRGVKLEQSKCLFCGLGLSEEDGGHLFIKCKAIKEVWRMLTLEKERTELERIGDVHAMLDFLWGVAEEKRVTIFTMWWHWWNNRNKVREGELPVPGAEIVQRVRVNIVEYLEFFNLRQTKKQAQKWTPPNDGMLKVNFDGSYTPGDNVGSWGVVVRDEDRQIITARAGRQERVVDAFRAEMCAMAAAIATCTELGAIRVAFETDSQLLADALDLRKVDSSPYAVAIEDIKFQLKMWFSKQEVLVCRREANSVADALAKVGRLCPSNNSCMCWDSNVPPQVAVCASGDMPEHR, from the exons ATGGAGGATGTAGAGGGGATGCTTAGGGGGCTGAAGCTGTCGGCGGCAGAGAAGAAGGGGCTGAATCTGGAGGAGGTGGTAATGGGGAAGAAGGTCGATTGGACTGAAGAGGATCCGCAGGCGGTGGGCAAACTGTTCTCGGAGCGACCAACACATGCATACGCAGTAGGGCATGCGTTAGGGAAGATTTGGTGCCCGATCAAAGGAGTGGGCTGCATAGATCTTGGTGATAATGCCTTCCTATTCACCTTTCGTCAGCCGGCGGGGAGGAGAAGGGCACTGGAGGATGGGCCATGGTGGTTTGATAAGGAACTGCTAGTTATGGAGGAATTTGATCCGGACAAAACTGTGGAGGAGTATGAGTTTAACCTAATACCAATATGGATTCGGGTGTTTGGCTTGCCTATTGGATCGATGAATAGAGGAACAGGAGAATTGATTGGCAAGGAGTTTCACGACCTCCTGGATGTTGATGTTGGATACGATGGGAAGGCGGTGGGAAAGTTCTTGCGGATTAAGGTGAAACTGGACATTAAGGTTCCACTGATGAGGGGTTTCCTGTTGGATAGAGAGAAGGGGAAGGAGCAGTGTACCATGCAGGAGGGAGGGGAGGACAagaacaaaaagaagaagaagttaCTCTGGTGTAGATTTGAATATGAGCATCTGCCGGATTTCTGTTATACCTGCGGAATGGTTGGACATGGTGAGGATGAATGCAACAAGAAGCCAGTTAAAGGAGAAGCGCCCCAGTTCGGGCCATGGATGAGG GATCTCTTTACTTCTCAGGGCGGAACCCACACTGCGGAGTTGATTGGGAAAGTGAAACCCAAATTGACCGAGGCTATGCATAATGTGCTTGATGCCGAGTTTACCAGGGAGGAGGTTAAAGCAGCCTTGGATCACATTGGGGATCTAAAAGCGCCCGGACCGGATGGGATGCCATCCATAGTCTTCAAGCGACACTGGCAGTTCATGGGCGATCGGGTAGTCGAAGAAGTCCTTGCGGTCCTGAATGGGGGAGATATCCCAGAAGGGTGGAATGATACGTGTGTTGTCCTAATTCCCAAGGTTAAAAATCCTAACAGGATTAAGGATCTTCGACCCATCAGTTTATGCAACGTCTTATACAAGCTTGTGTCCAAGGTGATGGCAAATCGACTAAAGGTGGTGTTGCCCGGGATTATTTCAGAAAACCAAAGTGCTTTTGTGCCGGGCCGGCTTATCACAGACAATGTTCTTATCGCCTATGAACTATCTCATTACCTGCTAAATAAGCGACATGGAAAGGAGGGGGTGGCAGCGGTAAAGGCAGACATGAGTAAGGCCTATGATAGGGTCGAATGGGATTTTCTTGAGGCGATGCTACGGAAACTTGGGTTCAGGAGGCGGTGGGTGGACCTGATAATGAAATGTGTTTCCACGGTGAGATACCAAATCAAGGTTAACAGGACTCTCACGACTCAGTTTTGCCCATCAAGAGGATTACGGCAAGGTGATCCTTTGTCACCCTACCTGTTTGTCATTTGTGCGGAAGGTTTGTCGGCTTCACTGCATGATGCCGCGGAGAAAGGTTCTATCAGTGGAGTCAAAATCTGTCCAGGGGCGCCAAGCATTTCACATCCGTTCTTCGCCAACGATTCGGTTCTACTCATAAAGGCTAACCAGCAGGAGGCTGCAGCTTTGCATGAAGCACTGAAATTATACGAGGAAAGCTCAGGGCAATGTATTAATGTAGAGAAATCAGCAGTGATGTTTAGTCCAAACACAAGTCAGTTGGCTAAAGATGCAGTTAAACAAGCTATTGAGATCCATAGTGAGAATTGGAATGATAGGTACCTTGGGCTGCCGGTCCATGTGGGGCGCTCTAGGAGGAAGGCCTTTGCTTATATCAAAGGAAATATTTGTGGACGTGTCTATGGTTGGCAGGAGAGGTTGCTAGCGAAGGAAAGTAAAGAAGCTCTAGTCAAAACTGTAGCTCAAGCGATTCCCACGCATGCCATGTCATGTTTTGACCTCACAAAAACATTCTGTAGTGAG GGATATATCTGGAGGATCGGGGATGGATCACAGGTGAAGATCTGGACCGACCCTTGGATTCCACGTGCGTGGTCCAGGAAGGTCATCACGCCCCGCGGAGCTAGTTTGTTAACTAATGTCCAGGATCTTATCTGCCCCATCTCCGGGAACTGGGACGAACGGCTGGTGAAGGAGACTTTCTGGCCGGACGACGCGTGGCATATCCTGCAAATTCCGCTGCAGGAGGGAGTAGATGACTTTACGGCTTGGCACTTTGATCCAAAAGGTGTGCACTCGGTGAAAAATGCCTATAAACTGCATACCCAGCTGCTGAAACAAGCTCGTAATGGAGCACCGGGATGCAGCTCCACGGCTGCAGGCCAGCTTGACAAGTCGGAGGGGGATGCCTGGAAAAGAATCTGGAAACTACCCTGCCCCAGGAAGCTACAAATGTTTGTTTGGAGGATGAAACACGAAGCCTTAGCGCTCTGCAATAATTTGGAGTGGAGGGGAGTGAAACTGGAGCAGTCAAAGTGCCTCTTCTGTGGACTTGGACTTTCTGAGGAGGATGGAGGGCATCTATTCATTAAGTGCAAGGCCATCAAAGAAGTATGGCGTATGCTAACACTTGAAAAGGAAAGAACCGAGCTGGAACGCATAGGGGATGTGCATGCGATGCTTGACTTCTTGTGGGGGGTAGCTGAGGAAAAGAGGGTGACCATATTCACGATGTGGTGGCACTGGTGGAATAACCGGAACAAGGTCAGAGAAGGTGAACTCCCAGTTCCAGGGGCTGAGATTGTCCAGCGGGTTAGAGTGAATATTGTTGAGTATTTGGAATTCTTTAACCTGAGGCAGACAAAGAAACAGGCGCAAAAATGGACCCCTCCGAACGATGGTATGCTAAAGGTCAATTTTGATGGCTCTTATACACCGGGAGATAATGTTGGGAGCTGGGGAGTGGTAGTGAGAGACGAGGACAGGCAAATTATCACGGCAAGAGCAGGGAGGCAGGAGCGTGTGGTGGATGCATTTAGGGCCGAAATGTGTGCCATGGCTGCAGCGATCGCCACATGCACTGAGTTGGGGGCCATCAGAGTGGCGTTTGAAACCGATTCGCAGCTGCTAGCGGACGCCCTTGACCTACGGAAAGTAGATTCTTCCCCTTATGCGGTGGCCATTGAAGATATCAAATTCCAACTCAAAATGTGGTTCTCTAAGCAGGAGGTGTTGGTATGCCGCCGTGAGGCTAATTCTGTAGCGGATGCTCTAGCTAAAGTTGGACGGCTATGCCCATCAAATAATTCTTGTATGTGTTGGGACTCGAATGTACCGCCCCAAGTGGCTGTTTGTGCTTCAGGTGATATGCCTGAGCACCGTTGA
- the LOC109755915 gene encoding uncharacterized protein isoform X2 — translation MSLYSVDGTSRFQELLHDVRNGMHYLPDTLVYLLIPGLFSNHSPLYFLNTKRFFSKMGLTCHIAKIHSEASVEKNARELKLYIEELYWGSGKQVLLLGHSKGGVDAAAALSLYWSELKGKVAGLALVQSPYGGTPVASDILREGQIADRETRRIMELIVCKLIKGDMRALEDLTYDKRKDFISKHRLPVDELPIVSFHTEASTAPTVLATLTRIAQAELLPLLTVAPLPRFLSEYAESLLASLKLPVVMPVSAAMAATALHLRLRYGESSDGLVTRRDAEVPGSVVVRPERRLDHAWLVFSTLSRRRAEADATQVCEALLAMLVEIGGKRRRCLIEEIVT, via the exons ATGTCACTTTATTCAGTTGATGGCACATCTCGCTTTCAGGAGCTTTTGCATGATGTGAG AAATGGCATGCATTACCTGCCTGATACACTGGTTTACTTGCTCATCCCTG GCCTTTTTAGCAACCACAGTCCACTTTACTTTCTCAACACTAAAAGATTCTTTTCAAAGATGGGGCTTACTTGCCATATTGCAAAGATTCATAGTGAG GCATCAGTGGAGAAAAATGCACGGGAACTGAAACTATACATCGAGGAGCTCTACTGGGGATCTGGCAAACAGGTTTTGCTCCTGGGACATAGCAAGGGCGGAGTCGATGCGGCTGCCGCACTCTCGTTGTACTGGTCCGAGCTCAAGGGCAAGGTCGCTGGTCTGGCACTGGTTCAGAGCCCGTATGGCGGCACCCCCGTGGCTTCCGACATCCTTCGAGAAGGCCAGATCGCTGACAGGGAGACCAGGAGGATCATGGAACTGATAGTGTGCAAACTTATCAAG GGCGACATGAGAGCTCTGGAGGATCTCACGTATGACAAGAGAAAGGACTTCATTTCCAAGCACAGGCTCCCGGTGGACGAGCTGCCGATCGTCTCCTTCCACACAGAGGCCAGCACCGCCCCGACGGTGCTCGCGACGCTGACCCGCATCGCCcaggccgagctcctcccgctGCTCACGGTGGCACCCCTGCCACGCTTCCTGTCCGAGTATGCAGAGTCATTGCTCGCTTCTCTGAAGCTGCCCGTGGTGATGCCGGTGTCGGCTGCAATGGCGGCCACCGCGCTCCACCTGCGGCTGCGGTACGGGGAAAGCAGTGATGGCCTGGTGACACGGCGCGACGCCGAGGTCCCAGGGTCCGTGGTGGTGCGGCCCGAGCGGAGGCTGGACCATGCGTGGCTGGTGTTCTCGACGCTGAGCCGGCGGCGCGCCGAGGCCGATGCCACCCAGGTGTGCGAGGCCCTGCTGGCCATGCTCGTCGAGATCGGCGGCAAGAGACGCCGCTGCCTCATCGAGGAGATCGTTACTtga
- the LOC109755915 gene encoding uncharacterized protein isoform X1 — protein MEDYFERILNLAWQFRQHLTQFIENVFGCIDWIPQRHEVQFSAYYGGSLPDTERYIHGQSSALSISNTTEELSISSTTEEQAAHRISEITIFRNGVSEICQRSYASWSSYILRGYRLGQRLALHLRGLCSLFVNEINTKLTRSLHRFWTTLQGSSEDIGWLQRTQMSLYSVDGTSRFQELLHDVRNGMHYLPDTLVYLLIPGLFSNHSPLYFLNTKRFFSKMGLTCHIAKIHSEASVEKNARELKLYIEELYWGSGKQVLLLGHSKGGVDAAAALSLYWSELKGKVAGLALVQSPYGGTPVASDILREGQIADRETRRIMELIVCKLIKGDMRALEDLTYDKRKDFISKHRLPVDELPIVSFHTEASTAPTVLATLTRIAQAELLPLLTVAPLPRFLSEYAESLLASLKLPVVMPVSAAMAATALHLRLRYGESSDGLVTRRDAEVPGSVVVRPERRLDHAWLVFSTLSRRRAEADATQVCEALLAMLVEIGGKRRRCLIEEIVT, from the exons AAAATGTGTTTGGGTGCATTGATTGGATTCCTCAACGTCACGAAGTCCAATTCTCTGCTTACTATGGAGGATCATTGCCTGACACTGAAAGATATATTCATGGACAGAGTTCTGCGTTGTCCATTAGCAATACTACAGAAGAGTTATCCATTAGTAGTACTACAGAAGAACAGGCTGCACATAGGATATCTGAGATCACAATTTTCAGAAACGGCGTATCCGAAATTTGTCAAAG ATCATATGCTAGCTGGTCATCCTATATTTTGCGTGGCTACAGattgggacaaagattggcacTCCATTTGCGAGGGCTGTGCAGTCTCTTTGTAAATGAGATTAATACCAAACTAACCAG GTCCTTGCATCGTTTCTGGACAACATTACAAGGCTCTTCTGAAGATATAGGGTGGTTGCAAAGAACTCAAATGTCACTTTATTCAGTTGATGGCACATCTCGCTTTCAGGAGCTTTTGCATGATGTGAG AAATGGCATGCATTACCTGCCTGATACACTGGTTTACTTGCTCATCCCTG GCCTTTTTAGCAACCACAGTCCACTTTACTTTCTCAACACTAAAAGATTCTTTTCAAAGATGGGGCTTACTTGCCATATTGCAAAGATTCATAGTGAG GCATCAGTGGAGAAAAATGCACGGGAACTGAAACTATACATCGAGGAGCTCTACTGGGGATCTGGCAAACAGGTTTTGCTCCTGGGACATAGCAAGGGCGGAGTCGATGCGGCTGCCGCACTCTCGTTGTACTGGTCCGAGCTCAAGGGCAAGGTCGCTGGTCTGGCACTGGTTCAGAGCCCGTATGGCGGCACCCCCGTGGCTTCCGACATCCTTCGAGAAGGCCAGATCGCTGACAGGGAGACCAGGAGGATCATGGAACTGATAGTGTGCAAACTTATCAAG GGCGACATGAGAGCTCTGGAGGATCTCACGTATGACAAGAGAAAGGACTTCATTTCCAAGCACAGGCTCCCGGTGGACGAGCTGCCGATCGTCTCCTTCCACACAGAGGCCAGCACCGCCCCGACGGTGCTCGCGACGCTGACCCGCATCGCCcaggccgagctcctcccgctGCTCACGGTGGCACCCCTGCCACGCTTCCTGTCCGAGTATGCAGAGTCATTGCTCGCTTCTCTGAAGCTGCCCGTGGTGATGCCGGTGTCGGCTGCAATGGCGGCCACCGCGCTCCACCTGCGGCTGCGGTACGGGGAAAGCAGTGATGGCCTGGTGACACGGCGCGACGCCGAGGTCCCAGGGTCCGTGGTGGTGCGGCCCGAGCGGAGGCTGGACCATGCGTGGCTGGTGTTCTCGACGCTGAGCCGGCGGCGCGCCGAGGCCGATGCCACCCAGGTGTGCGAGGCCCTGCTGGCCATGCTCGTCGAGATCGGCGGCAAGAGACGCCGCTGCCTCATCGAGGAGATCGTTACTtga